The genome window CTATAAGGGTATGTTGTCTAAAGTAGCTGGATATGTAACTTACGGAGAGGTAGATAAAGAGACCTTGGCCCTCCTCTTAAAAAAGAGAGGTAGACTTAGGGGTGATAAGCTATTAGATGATGAATACGCCAAGAAACTCGGCTTTAATGGCCTTGACGACTTAGCCGCAGCCTTGTCTGAGGGGAAAATTAAGTTAAAGGACCTGCCAGGTTTAAAGCCAGTGTTTAGGCTACATCCACCTAGTGGGGGCTTTAAGAAGAGCTTAAAGAAGCCAGTAGGGACAGACGGGGAGCTTGGTTATCGTGGATCTAAAATTAATGAGTTGCTTAAGAGAATGCTATAGGGCTTAGCGAGGCATATAGTCTTCAGGCCTAGGTATTTCCTTTGGCAGCCCTTTACGCTCTCTTACCTTCATAATTACTTGATGTAGCATGCCCTCAGGCAACGGTTCCCAACCACGTACTTCTAGGGCCCAAAACGCCCTGCCAGCAGTAGCGCTTCGTATTTCGTTAGCTAGATCGAAGGTTTCAGCCACCGGGATCTCTCCCTTCATGATCATTAACATGCCAGTAGATTCTAGGCTCAAAATTCTTCCCCTCCTCGTCATAACGACTCTCGTTAAGCCTGATATATAGTCGGCCGGGCACTTAGCCTCTATCTTCATGATTGGCTCTAGTAAAGTTGGCCTAGCTGAAAGGAAGCCGTACATAATGGCATCTTTAATAGCTGGCATCATTTGCGCCGGTCCTCGGTGAGCCGGGTCTTCGTGGATCTGAGCGTCAACGAGCGTGACTTTCACGCCTCTAATAGGTTCACGACAGAGCGGTCCCTCAGCCATCGTCCAGTGGAATCCTGAAATTAGGGTGTCCTTAACCTCCCTCAAGTGTTGAAGCCCTCTAGTTAAGTCTATGAACATATTCAAATGTTCATCTATAGACCAGATGTTCCTGGCCTCTTCACTGTCCCACTCAGCTTTCTCCCTCAATATTTTTGCTCTAGCCCTCCAGTCTTGACCCTCATAGACTTCACCTCGCTCAAGCAACTCCATAGTCGTTTTATCCAGGGGCTCCACCTTAACGTATACCCTGTTGTGCTTATTAGGGCTCTTCCCCTCAAAGGGCCCAGCGGACTTTCTAATAGTCTCCCTGTACACAACTATGGGCGGTGAGGTTACCACTTCAATCCCGCCAGTGCGTTGCTGCAGATCCCATAAAGCAATTTCCAGGTGAAGCTGCCCCATTCCTGCGATTAAGTACTCTCCAGTCTCCTCATTAATTTTAACGTGAAGCGTAGGGTCCTCTATTGCCATTCTCCTTAGTGCATCAACGAGCTTTGGTAAGTCGCCAGTACTCTTCGGCTCAATAGCCATAGTCACAACGGGTTCGCTAATGTATCTAAGCCTTTCAAAGGGGACCATGGTTCCCTTTAATGATATGTCCACGATGGTTTCACCAGCCCTAGCCTTGTCTAGACCAAGCATAGCTACTATGTTACCAGCTACTACGTGGTCGCATACTTCACGGTAGGGGCCCATGTAGAGCCCTACCTGCTGTATCTTAGCATCATCCCTTGCCATAATTAAGTACACGTCCTCACCGGTGTAGGCCATGCCTGAGAACACTCTACCCGTAGCAACAAGACCCGCGTGGGGGTCAGAAACTACTTTACTTACGCAAACAACAGTAGGTCCTTTATCATCACAGTTAAGCATCGCCTTACCTACTTCGCTATCTATATCACCTTTCCATAGCTTTGGGACTCTGTACTTCTGGGCTTCAGCGGGATTGGGCACGTGTTCTACCACCATATCTAATATGGCTTCATAGAGAGGTGCTTCTTTAGCGAGCTCGTCTACATAGCCCCTTTCATAGGAATCAACTATGTTAGAGAACTTAAAACCTTTGCTTTGGGCTATGGGGACTGTGAGCCCCCATTTATGCAAAGCTGAGCCAAAGGCCACTTGACCTTTGGCAAAGTCCACCTTCCAAACTCTCTTAAAATCCGGCTCAGCGTAGAGCTCTATTAATGAGTTAAAGTCCTTAACTATATCTATGAAGCGCTGCTGAACTTCGCTGGGTGATAGCCTAAGCTCTTTAATAAGCCTGTCGACTTTATTTATGAAGAGCAGGGGCCTCACTCTTTCTTCAAGGCTTTGACGTAGCACGGTCTCTGTCTGTGTCATTACACCCTCGACAGCATCACATACAACCAGGCCGCCGTCCATGACTCTCAAGGAGCGTGTTACGTGACCAGTGAAATCTACGTGGCCTGGTGTATCGACAAGGTTGATTACGTATGGCTTGCCTCTCCACTCATGGTACAGGGAGACGTTGGCAGCCTTAACGGTCATCTGCCGTAATTGAGCGTGCGAAGGGTACCCTCCGCACTTTGCTCTATTTCAACGTAGTCCAGTGCTAACGCCTTCCCTGCTACCTTTGGAGAGAGCATTCCGGCAGCCATGAGCAAGCTGTCACTTGTAGTGGTTTTACCGTGATCTACGTGGGCCAACGTACCTATGTTGCGCACTTGCTCCCTATTCCCCATTAGCTTAAGAACTTCCTCGGTCTGCTTAAACTTCACCATAGTAACACACCCCCTGAAGTCGCTGCGGGGAGATGATTCGATGGTCTTATTTAAAGGTTTAGTTTCCTAAGCACTGTCCATGGCGTAGCGAAGCCTTAAAAGGCCTATGGGGTAGCAGGTACGTGTAGGTGTTAATCATTGAGTATTGGAGGGGTTGAGTTTAAACCGACAAGGATGGAGCTAATAATGTTAAGAAGGAGAAGGAGGCTGGCTGATAGGGGGCTTGCCTTATTAAAGGAGAAGCGTGACGCCTTAGTAATGGAGCTTCTCGAAAAGTTGAGAGAGTATAGGGCAATTAGAAATGTCGTCGATGAGGGCGTGGCGAAAGCTTATCGTAAGCTAGCGAGGACTAAAATGGAGCTGGGGCCTTTAAAAGTGCTTGAGCTGGCATTGTCTACTCCACCCCTCTACGATGTTAAGCTGCGCCTGCGTAGCGTAATGGGGGTTAAGGTTCCAGCACTCTCACTGGATGAAGTGGAGACTTCCAAGAAACTTACCTATAGCTTATCTGATACCTGCAGCAGTCTAGATGAAGCAGTGTCAGCTTT of Candidatus Nezhaarchaeota archaeon contains these proteins:
- a CDS encoding V-type ATP synthase subunit D; this encodes MSIGGVEFKPTRMELIMLRRRRRLADRGLALLKEKRDALVMELLEKLREYRAIRNVVDEGVAKAYRKLARTKMELGPLKVLELALSTPPLYDVKLRLRSVMGVKVPALSLDEVETSKKLTYSLSDTCSSLDEAVSAFRRALSSVISLAEVEASIRALAEEVKKAKRRVNALETVIIPRLNRAIKYIELYLDERAREDVFRIRMLKSKREKLSSSL
- a CDS encoding 50S ribosomal protein L30 — its product is MSKLIAVVRLRGRVGVLSDIKNTLKMLRLHKTNHVTLVEDTPDYKGMLSKVAGYVTYGEVDKETLALLLKKRGRLRGDKLLDDEYAKKLGFNGLDDLAAALSEGKIKLKDLPGLKPVFRLHPPSGGFKKSLKKPVGTDGELGYRGSKINELLKRML